Within the Candidatus Hydrogenedentota bacterium genome, the region TAACGGTTCAAAATCTCGGAGAGGAGTGGATCCACTACGTATTGTACAAAGACATGCTTCTCCGTACAAAAGGCTTAGAAGAGATTCCTATCTGTGTTCTTTTAATCGTCGCTGTGGCGCTGCGCTCGGTCTTGGAGCAAGCGGATTTCTACAGGATTGATGCTGTCCAAGTGAATGTCCCGTTGTGGATAGGCGAATAAAACGCCATTTTCCGCAAAAAGGGTAGCTGTCCTGAAGCGTATGTCACTGAGCGTTTTGCGGATGTCAACGGAGGCTTTCATTTCCATCCAAAAATAAATGGTGAATTCCAAACCATTATCGCCAAAGGCTTCAAAGAACACTGCCGGCTCGGGATCAAGCAAGACATTGCGTTGTTCCATCACGGCTTGCAAGAGCAGTCGTGACACTTCTTGGGCGGGCGCATCATAGGACACACAGACATCCACCTGCCGCCGGACTTTAGAATCGGTCAGGGTCCAGTTGATCACACTCGTTTCCAAAATTTTACTGTTCGGGATCAGAATATCGTAACCTGTGGGCATCCGCAACCGGGAGGCGCGGGTACCGATATTGGTCACGGTACCCATTTTCCCTTCAATCTCCACCACATCGCCCAAGCGTATGGGCTGCTCACCCATTAAGATCAATCCGCTGAGGAAATTGTTGATCAGGTTTTGCGCGCCGAAGCCCAATCCCAACGCGACGGCGCCGCCCATAAAGGCAAAAATGGTTAGCGGAATATTGACATAATTGAGTGCTAAATAGACGACGATGAGAAAGGTTACATAGTTGGTGAGCTTCGCAATCACAAAGACCATATTCGAGCGAAGCTTGAGCCGTTTGAGCGCGTAATTTTTTATGTATCGTGTCAGGAGCCGGCTGAGCAAAATACCTAAGATTAAAATTAACGCCATGTAAAAGAGTTTGCGGCCCGTAATGGACTCATCGCCGATCTCCAATATTTCACGGTCGAAGGCGAGGGAAACAACGGTAAAGGCTTTCCGACCATAGTCGGCCAGTATATCTTTGAAAGGGCGAGATGACTGTCGGCTTCGTGTCTCTTCAATGAACCGTTCTGCCAACGCTTTCGCCTGATTCATCCGCATCTGTATGCGGTTGCGTAATAAGAGGCGTTCAGAAAGGATGTTCAGTTGATCTTCGATGTACCGTTTCTCACCATCTTGACCGCTCCAATCGCGCAAATTATTTTCCAAGGCGGTGACCTGTCCGCGCAAACTATTGGCCCGTTGTTCGCTCGCATTCATATCCTTACTGAAAAGATCCATCTGCTCGCGCAAAAGAGACAAGATCCTTTCCCAGTCCTGAGAGGCTTCATGACCGGAGTTGTGCATATCAAAGCGTAACTGCCACAATTTTTCTATGCCGTCTTCAATTTTTTTAAGGGATTCAAGAATAACAATCTTTGCTTCTGACGCTTCGATACGCATCTTAATGAGATGTTGATTCTTTTTTGCCTTGTTTTTACTTTCCGGATCAAGCTCATTCCCGCTGTTTTTTTCCGCATCTTCCAGCTTCTTCTTGTGTTGCTCCGTTTCTTCCCGCGCCTTTTCTAATTCTTTATCAAGTCCGGCAACAGCCTGTTTCTGACGTTCTAAAATCTCGTTTAATTCTTGTTCGCGAAAAAGGGTTTGCTTGCGAATCAGCTCCATCTTTTTGGAAGCTATGCGCAGTTCCAATTCACAGAAGGAAATATTGCTCTCTATCCGTTCCACTTCAACGGCGGCAGTGGTCAAGCGTTCTTGTGCCAGATCGAGGAGCAGTTTGGCGGTGTCTTGTTCAAAAGCTACGGCGTCATGATCATCCTGTCCTGCCGTACGCAGGCGTTCATTGCTGCGGTTGAGATTCGTTTTGGCGTCATCAATGGCTTTGCGTTCCAGGGCGGCCCGTTCTTTTGCCGCTTTTAGCGTCGTATTTTCCGCCTCCAGGTCCAGGCGCTTCGCTTTCATCAGATCGATGCTTTGATCCAAGTACGCCAAGGAATAGGGGGGAGGCGCATCCAGCTGCACCGATTCCTTGGTCGTTTCTTCCAGCTCATGGAGCTGTACTTTGAGGTTACGATGTTCCTGCAACAGGCTTTGCCGTTGTTGAAGCGTAGCAATGAGTTTGTTAACCGCGGCCAGCCGCCCTTGGACGGCGTCAAGGGATCGCTCGATCAGCCCTTCTTTCGCCGAAGTCTCCAGTTCCGTATAGGTCTCGGCCATGGTTTTTAATCGGGTGATTTCCGCTTAAAGTGCTTCCTCTTGGGAAGTATCGGTTTCAGCAACAGCCGTGTCCTTGGCTTGCTGCGCGAAGGCGAGGTTGTCAGGGCATAGGAAGCAGAAAGATAGAAGCATGACTGCCCATAAAAAGGATATCACAGCGAATGTTTTGATATGTCCAACAGGTGGCTTCATAGAAGGTTCTCTTTATTCGTTGGGAATGGGCTTAGCCCTGTGTCCCGGGTCAATTCAAAATATCGTTCATAAAGTTGCCACATTATCGCAATGGCTCATAGAGCTATGCAAAAATACTATGGATGGCGTGATTCTTCCAGGTCAATGACCTCTTATGAACCGTTGACCTTGCTCTTGTCATACTGTCTGCAAAAGATATTTTATTCACCCTCACTTTCCGGTTATACTTAAGCCTTTGAAGGTGATGTTAAGGGGTACCAAAAAAAGAAGGTTGAGCGGCAACGCAGCCGTACAGACAACTTCCATATAGGGATAAGAAAGGTTGACTCATGATTTTTTCGAAGCGTAACAATGCTTACAAAACAATTTTAACGGTTCTTTTATGTCTTCTTTGTGCGGCTCTCTGGGGGCGTGCCCAAGGAGCGCCCGTATCAGAAGAAGCGAAGAAGCTTGTAGCGCAAATGACTTTGGAAGAGAAGCTCGGTATTATTGTGGGGGACGGCAATTTTGTACCCGGCTTTGTTCGTAACACCCAAGACGCCGGTCAGGGTATGATTCTTGAAGATCAGCGATCCCATCCGATTTTGCCGCGCCTGTCCATTCGCACAACCGCCATGTCCGACGGCCCGGCGGGCTTGAACCGTGAGGCACGGAAAGAAGGACAAGAATATTTCCAATATACGACTGCTTTTCCAACCTCTACGTGCTTGGCGGCGACTTGGAACATGGACTTGGTTCTTGCCGTAGGCGAAGCCTTTGGTAATGAAGTGCTCGAATATGACTATGAACTCATTTTAGCGCCCGGTGTGAATTTACACCGCAACCCCCACGATGGCCGCGTCTTTGAATATTACTCCGAAGATCCGCTGCTCTCGGGTAAATCGGCTGCCGCCATGATTCTGGGGCTCCAATCCAACGGCATCGGCGCGACGCCCAAACATTTCCTCGCCCACAACCAACAGACCGATCGGCGCACCTATAACGCCGTTATCAGTCAACGAGCCCTGCGCGAAATCTATTTGCGCGGCTTTGAGATTGCGGTAAAAGAAGGGCAGCCCAAATGTATCATGACGTCCTACAACCGCATGAATGGATTGTATACGGCGGAGAATCCCGAACTACTGCAAACGGTGACCTGTGAAGAATGGGGGTTCAACGGTTTCTTTATTACGGATTTTGACGGGCTGGGAAGCTCGGTCGCTAAAGTGCGGGCGGGACATAATCTGTTGATGAGCGGAAACACGGAAGAATATGAAGAATTGAAGAAGGCCATCGAAAGTAAAAGCTTCGACGAAGCCCTTTTGGATGAGCGGCTCGCACGCTATATCGACTTTAAATTGGATTCGCCACGGTCACACGGTCATAAGCCTTCTCACAATCCAGACTTAGAAGCCCACGCGAAAATTGCGGAACAGGGAGCGAAAGAGGGCATGGTATTGCTCGAAAACAAAGACAACTGTCTGCCTCTTAAAGGTGATGAAACGGTCGGTATTTTTGGCAAGACTTCTTACGCATTCAATCCCTATGGCACGGGAAGCGGTGAAGTGAGAAGCCTGAAGCATTGTATTTCTGTCTATGACGGGTTGAAAGCTGCGGGGCTGGGCGTACTCGAAGATATGAAGGACGACTACCTCGCCTATATTGAAAAGATCAAGCGCGACAATCTGGTCCCTGATTATTTCGATAATCCCAAGATGCGCAAGGACAACGGTATTGTTGACGACCAGGCGCCCCGTCATTTTAAAAACAGGCTCGTTGCCTTCAGCCGCGAAAAAGAATTGACCCGCGAAGAAATCAGCGCCTATTGCGAACGCTCTGCCACGGCCTTGATCACCTTCGGCCGCAGTGCAGGTGAAAATTACGAGAACGGATATCTTCCCATCACGGAGCGTGAACACCAACTTCTCCGCGACATTTCCGAAATCTACCATAGCGCCGGCAAAAAAGTTATTGTTGTGCTCAATGTGGTGGGGGTGTGGGAGACGGCAAGCTGGAGCGATTTGGCGGATGCCATTCTCATGGCGTGGCTGCCCGGTCAGGAAGGCGGCACAGCCGTGGCAGAAATCTTAACGGGAGCGGTTAATCCTTCGGGGAAATTGCCCGATTCGTTCCCCCTGAAATATGAAGATGTGCCCTCTGCTGCAAGCTTCCCCGGTTCACCCAACTACGATTCTGTTAACTCCTATTATAACGAAGGCATCTATGTGGGCTATCGCTATTATGATTCCTTTAACGTGCCCACCGCCTATCCTTTCGGCTTCGGTTTGTCTTACACCACCTTTTCTTATTCAGATTTGAAACTAAGCGCCGACCAATTCCAGTCAAAGCTGCAGGTATCTGTGACGGTCGAAAATACCGGATCGGTGGCGGGCAAAGAAATAGTGCAGTTGTATTTGGCTGCGCCGACGACACAAATCGAGAAGCCCCAACAAGAGTTAAAGGGATTTGCGAAAACGGTCTTGTTGCAGCCCGGCGAACGCGAAGTCCTTCACTTTGAATTGGACGAACGAGCGCTTGCCTCTTTTTGGAGCGGTATCAGCGCATGGGTTGCCGATCAAGGCAGCTATGAAGTGCGTATCGGCGCTTCTTCTCAAGACATACGGCTGAAGGCGTCTTTTGAACTCGCAGAAGATATTGTGGTGGAAAAAGTCAACGACGTGCTCTATCCCAATGTCCTCTTAGAAGAGCTGAGCCGGTCGGAATCCTGAGTGTGCCCGCAGCGCCCTCGTAGATTATTGCTTAGATTTGCCGCGCAGCAAGGGGTGATACAAGCTGTCGCCCCTTGCGCGTTTTAGAGCAGCGCCCTGCCTGTCCGGACCACGGCCTAAGCACAGACACCCCTTGAAAATCGTGTTAACCCGGCATGTACATAGGGGGCAGCCCCCATATCGCACAATGCCGGCTACAAAAGAATCTACAACAATTCCCTGAATGGAGAAACAACGGTGACCTCTCAAGACCCATCAGCAACTAAAAAGATCCCTTTTATCGTGAATACCGGCGGCGAAGCAGAGCGGGAATCCCGTTCGCGGAAATTCAACGTCATCGAAGCCTTTTTCCTCATGACCTTATTATTGGTGGTGCTCTGGTACGTCCAATATTTCTTTTGTGTTTTGGGAACGAATGAGGCGCTTAACACAGGCGTGAGCATTTTCCTCACCGTCGCTGGGTTATATTGTCTCTTCGGCAGTCCCTTTATACACCGCGATACGCTCAATTCGTGGGGACTGGGAAACCCTGTTGCTTTATGGCGCCGCCTCTATTATGAACGGAGCACGGCAAACACGCTCCTTGCCGCCGTCATTGTGATCCTCATTGCGGTCTTGTCGGTCATTGGTTTTATCCAATGGCCCGAAGTGGCGAAATTCCTGTTTCGCATGAAAAGGGAACGGGCGCTGGCAGTCATGGCGAATCCCCTTGGAAAGGTCGGTATCAGCGCTTTCGTCTTGCTCTTATCCACGTTTTTATGCACCTTCTTCATACGCTATGACAATTTTGTCTCCGCCTTCATCACCGTACTTAAGATTTTAGTTCCCTTGGGAGGAGCACTCTATTTATTAGCCTTTGCCGTCATGGGCACCGCTGCCTTTGCAGATTTCCACATCACAACCTTCGCCTTAGGCGTGTTTGGCTATGTCTTTTGGGGAGCCGTGCAGCAGCTCCTCTTCTGCTCTTATTTCGGTACGCGCCTGCGCAAAGGATTCGCTCCGGCGCGGCGCGTCGAAAACCAATGGAAAGTGCGTCTGGCCGTATCCATATTAAACGGCGCCTTCTTCGGAATCATCCACATTAACAGTTGGATGTTGGTTTTGGTTTGTTGGGTACTGGGTTCTTTCCTGTCGTGGGTCTTTATGGACGACCGCAACCGTAATTTGGTTGCCCTTGGCTTTATCCACGGGTTTTTGGGCAGCAGCGTGGGCTGGCTCTTTAACCGAAGCAAAGCGGGCGGCTTTGAAATTAAGATGGGCGTGGGTCCCACCCATGTCCATGGCTTTGATCTGCTGACCATTTGTGTGGTCACTGTCCTCATCATTTCTTTCAGCTTATTTATGCTTTGGGTATTGTGGAAATGGCCCACACGGGAGGAGTCCACCTTTTCCTGATCACGGGCGGCTGTGTCGAAATCTTGCCGTGTTGTTCCTCTTTTGCCCGGCGCTTTTAAAACCCGGAAATTCCACTTGAAAGAAATAGGGGTTACCCTCTGAGCGCCTATTTATGGTATAAGATAGGCACTTTGCGTCTTGAATTGTCTCGGACATTTCTGTTGTTCCCCTGCGCCGCAGGACTTCGCAGCACCTTCATTATCTGCCGCACTTTTTTATAGGTATGTGAGACAATGAATCCCGTGCCTGTTGCCGTAGACGCTAACGTACTATCCCTAACATCAAATTATGGTTCTTTATAAACGTGGAGCAATGGATGGCCCCACGGCAGGTTTCAACAACTCCCGGAAAGGAAGTATTTACATGAGAATAACAAGGTGGCTTTTACTTGCTGTCATGACACTTGGATGCCTCTCAGTAGGAAGTCAGCCCGTTAAGGTTGGAAGTTTTTTACAAGAAAAAGCAGAACACTTTTTTACTGAACAAGGACTTCCATCCAATGATATCAACGATCTTTGGATCGACGCCGGACGGCCCGTCGTGGCGACGGCAGCAGGCAACGCCAAATTCAATGGAAACACGTGGGAAGTTGTCGAACTGAAAGGCGGCGCATCCTATGCCTTATCGCCGACCGGCGACGCCTACCAGCTTGAGTCCATGGAAGCGGGGCGGAAGGATGTGCAGATCCCCGTTCATCAGGCGACCGACCGGAGCACGGCTCCGGCCGCTGTGGCGACGGCACAAGGTCTGTTCGTGCGCAATGCCACCGGTCTCTATGAAAAGCTGGACGTGAGAGATGGCCTGGGCCGCATGTGGGGCGTAGAGGATGTGCGCGGTGTTGCCCTTGATGCCCAAGGGAAGCTGTGGTTTGCCACGCTGGCAGGAGCCGCTGTCCAAGGCGATTCCGATTGGAACTTTTTTACCGGCGAAGAGGGCTTGCCCTTTAACGATTTCACCTGCATGGCTGCGGGACAGGATGGCGCTGTTTGGTTCGGCACGACCCGCGGCGTTGTTCGGTATAAAGATGGGAAATGGCGTTATCGCCAAGGCCGCCGTTGGCTGCCCCATGATGAGGTGCGTTCCATAGCTGTCGATGGAGACCATGGCGTATGGGTTGCCACGGCCGGCGGGGTAGGGCATATTTTTTACACGCCCATGACCTTGAAAGAAAAAGCGGCCATTTATGAGGAACAAACCGACCTGATCAAACGCACGGAATATGGCTATGTCTCCGAATTGCTTTTAATGAATCCCGGCGACACCCGTGAAACGAGGTTTACAGACAGTGATAATGATGGGCTGTGGACGGCCATGTACGGCGCGGCAGAATGTTTCGCCTATGCCGCCACTAAATCGCCCGAAGCGAAAGCAAGAGCAACCCGCGCTTTTAAGGCGCTTGAATTCTTGCAAAAGGTGCCGCAGCTCAGCGAAGAACGGCCGCCAAAAGGCTATGTGGCGCGTACGATTCTCCCCGGTGACGGTCACGACCCCAACATTGGCCGCATCGAACGGGATCTGAAACACCGCGAGCGCGAAGATTATCTCTGGAAGATTTACGAGCCCCGTTGGCCCAAGACGACAGACGGAAAATGGTATTGGAAAAGCGACACCAGCTCCGACGAATTAGACGGACACTATTTCTTGTATCCCGCCTATTATGATTATGTGGCGGAAACTGAAGCAGAAAAAGAAGCGGTCCGCGAAGTGGTGCGCGCCTTAACCGACCATTTGCTGGAATACGGCTTCAATTTGGTGGATCATGACGGAACGCCGACCCGTTGGGCAATTTATAATCCCGACACGCTCAACCAAGACATGGACTGGTGGCCCGAACGGGGGCTGAAGTCCATGAGTATCCTATCCTATCTCGCTGTTGCAGAGCATATCACCGGCGATCCTAAATATGGAGAAGCCAGCCGAGAACTCATTGAAAAACATCACTTCCTCACGAACTCCATGTTTTATAAGATTCATTTTGGGCCGGCTCCGGCAACCAGTCCGATGATGAAATGGCCTTCATGAATTTTTATAATCTTATGAAGTACTCCAAGGATGAACAGATCCTGCCCCAAATCATGTATTCCTTCCATTCCGCGTGGATCAATGAAGAGCCCGAAATGAATCCCCTCTTCAATTTCATGTTTGCTGTCTTCTCCGGAAAGATTACCTATCCGCTGCCGTGGGGCGACTTTGAAATTAAAGCGTGGGACAACTGCATTGAGGATGCCGTGGAAACGCTGATTGAATTCCCCCTTGATCGGTTTAACTGGGCACACGAAAACAGCCATCGCCTAGACCTGCGTATTCTGCCGCCCCAACAAGCTGCAGAACCCTACGAAGAGATATGCCGCAGCCGCGGTTATCGGGTCAATGGCAAGGTGCTTCCCGTTTCCGAACGCTATTTTAACCACTGGAATACCGATCCTTGGCGCTTGGACTATGGCGGAGACGGACGTGTCCTCGGCAATGGCACCGTATTTCTGCTGCCCTATTATATGGGGCTCTACCATGGTTTTATTGAAGAGTAAAGTAATAACCGACGAAAGTGCGGCAGTGGGAGAACTTTTTGTTCTTCCATTGCCCAGTCCTTTAGAATATAGAAACTGCCTTCCTTAGCTTCTGTGCTGTCCCCGCAATATGCATGTTTCGGGGTCTATGGAACGAAGGAGTGCGCCTGTCCAATAACCTGCCTTTAGATCTACCTGTCATATAAAGGACCGCCCTCATGACACAAAAGAACACTACCGACCAACAGATTCGCATTGATATACGCCGTGCCACTGCCGCCGCCGTCGGCGCAGCCCACGGGATTACGCCTGAAGCTTTTCAAGCCATAGATCCGCGTATCTTAAAAGCTCATGAGCAAATGCGTGCCGATCGTGAAGCGAAGAAATACGGTTTTTATGATCTCTATAAAGAAAAGGCAGTGCTGAA harbors:
- a CDS encoding mechanosensitive ion channel gives rise to the protein MAETYTELETSAKEGLIERSLDAVQGRLAAVNKLIATLQQRQSLLQEHRNLKVQLHELEETTKESVQLDAPPPYSLAYLDQSIDLMKAKRLDLEAENTTLKAAKERAALERKAIDDAKTNLNRSNERLRTAGQDDHDAVAFEQDTAKLLLDLAQERLTTAAVEVERIESNISFCELELRIASKKMELIRKQTLFREQELNEILERQKQAVAGLDKELEKAREETEQHKKKLEDAEKNSGNELDPESKNKAKKNQHLIKMRIEASEAKIVILESLKKIEDGIEKLWQLRFDMHNSGHEASQDWERILSLLREQMDLFSKDMNASEQRANSLRGQVTALENNLRDWSGQDGEKRYIEDQLNILSERLLLRNRIQMRMNQAKALAERFIEETRSRQSSRPFKDILADYGRKAFTVVSLAFDREILEIGDESITGRKLFYMALILILGILLSRLLTRYIKNYALKRLKLRSNMVFVIAKLTNYVTFLIVVYLALNYVNIPLTIFAFMGGAVALGLGFGAQNLINNFLSGLILMGEQPIRLGDVVEIEGKMGTVTNIGTRASRLRMPTGYDILIPNSKILETSVINWTLTDSKVRRQVDVCVSYDAPAQEVSRLLLQAVMEQRNVLLDPEPAVFFEAFGDNGLEFTIYFWMEMKASVDIRKTLSDIRFRTATLFAENGVLFAYPQRDIHLDSINPVEIRLLQDRAQRHSDD
- a CDS encoding beta-glucosidase encodes the protein MIFSKRNNAYKTILTVLLCLLCAALWGRAQGAPVSEEAKKLVAQMTLEEKLGIIVGDGNFVPGFVRNTQDAGQGMILEDQRSHPILPRLSIRTTAMSDGPAGLNREARKEGQEYFQYTTAFPTSTCLAATWNMDLVLAVGEAFGNEVLEYDYELILAPGVNLHRNPHDGRVFEYYSEDPLLSGKSAAAMILGLQSNGIGATPKHFLAHNQQTDRRTYNAVISQRALREIYLRGFEIAVKEGQPKCIMTSYNRMNGLYTAENPELLQTVTCEEWGFNGFFITDFDGLGSSVAKVRAGHNLLMSGNTEEYEELKKAIESKSFDEALLDERLARYIDFKLDSPRSHGHKPSHNPDLEAHAKIAEQGAKEGMVLLENKDNCLPLKGDETVGIFGKTSYAFNPYGTGSGEVRSLKHCISVYDGLKAAGLGVLEDMKDDYLAYIEKIKRDNLVPDYFDNPKMRKDNGIVDDQAPRHFKNRLVAFSREKELTREEISAYCERSATALITFGRSAGENYENGYLPITEREHQLLRDISEIYHSAGKKVIVVLNVVGVWETASWSDLADAILMAWLPGQEGGTAVAEILTGAVNPSGKLPDSFPLKYEDVPSAASFPGSPNYDSVNSYYNEGIYVGYRYYDSFNVPTAYPFGFGLSYTTFSYSDLKLSADQFQSKLQVSVTVENTGSVAGKEIVQLYLAAPTTQIEKPQQELKGFAKTVLLQPGEREVLHFELDERALASFWSGISAWVADQGSYEVRIGASSQDIRLKASFELAEDIVVEKVNDVLYPNVLLEELSRSES